One Brachyspira pilosicoli P43/6/78 genomic window carries:
- a CDS encoding anaerobic sulfatase maturase: MNRGYHLMAKPFGPICNIKCEYCFYLEKKSLFQENEKYKMSYEVLENYIKKYIETQDIPEISFVWQGGEPMLASLDFYKDVVKLQKKYSGNKKITNSLQTNGLLIDDDWCKFLKENNFLVGLSLDGNKDIHDKYRKDILGNGTFDRVFNSLKLLQDYNIDFNVLSSVSKYSSKYPLEIYNFFKENKIKYIQFSPIVERLPDEEAKKLSLTHSIPNSSSNEKVTDYSVEPESYGDFLISIFDEWVKKDVGEIFVMNFEWALTSWLGLENTICLFTKECSGCTVVEHNGDIYSCDHYVYPDYKIGNIITDNPRSIIDSDKQKTFGLKKNNLPKNCLRCDCLFACQGECPKNRFDKFYDGEEGKNYLCEGYKKYFYHIHPYMKAMRELLENNIDIREIMRIKESPIVIVKNNKL, from the coding sequence ATGAATAGAGGTTATCATTTAATGGCTAAGCCTTTCGGACCTATATGTAATATAAAATGTGAATATTGTTTTTATTTAGAGAAAAAATCATTATTTCAAGAAAATGAAAAATACAAAATGTCTTATGAGGTATTAGAAAATTATATAAAAAAATATATAGAAACTCAGGATATACCGGAAATAAGTTTCGTGTGGCAGGGAGGTGAGCCTATGCTTGCTTCTTTGGATTTTTATAAAGATGTTGTAAAACTTCAAAAAAAATATTCTGGTAATAAAAAAATTACTAATTCATTACAAACTAATGGACTTTTAATAGATGATGATTGGTGTAAATTTTTAAAAGAAAATAATTTTCTTGTTGGTTTGAGTTTAGATGGAAATAAAGATATACATGATAAATATAGAAAAGATATTTTAGGAAATGGAACTTTTGATAGAGTTTTTAATTCTTTGAAACTGCTTCAGGATTATAATATAGATTTTAATGTTTTGTCTTCTGTAAGTAAATATTCTTCTAAATATCCATTGGAAATATATAATTTCTTCAAAGAAAATAAAATTAAATATATACAATTTTCTCCTATAGTAGAAAGGCTTCCAGATGAAGAAGCTAAAAAACTTTCTCTAACTCATTCTATACCAAACAGCAGTTCAAATGAAAAAGTTACTGATTATTCTGTAGAGCCTGAATCTTACGGAGACTTTTTAATATCTATTTTTGATGAGTGGGTTAAAAAAGATGTTGGAGAAATATTTGTTATGAACTTTGAATGGGCTTTGACTTCTTGGCTTGGATTAGAAAATACAATATGTTTATTTACAAAAGAATGCAGCGGCTGTACTGTAGTTGAGCATAATGGAGATATTTATAGCTGTGACCATTATGTTTATCCTGATTATAAAATAGGTAATATAATAACTGATAATCCTAGAAGTATAATTGATTCAGATAAGCAAAAAACTTTCGGACTTAAAAAAAACAATTTACCTAAAAATTGTTTAAGATGCGATTGCTTATTTGCATGCCAGGGAGAATGCCCTAAAAATAGATTCGATAAATTTTATGACGGAGAGGAAGGAAAAAATTATTTATGTGAAGGATACAAAAAATATTTTTATCATATTCACCCTTATATGAAAGCTATGAGGGAGCTTTTAGAAAATAATATAGATATTAGAGAGATTATGAGAATAAAGGAAAGCCCTATTGTAATAGTGAAAAATAATAAACTATAA